The Brassica oleracea var. oleracea cultivar TO1000 chromosome C6, BOL, whole genome shotgun sequence genome includes a region encoding these proteins:
- the LOC106297424 gene encoding uncharacterized protein LOC106297424: MGKEKCAIKLDISKAFDTVKWSFIIYVLQAMGLPAQFIHWIRKASLSPYLYVILNNVLSKLLNEAAEAGVFAYHPQCNQVKLTHLSFADDILVFTNGTTESLLGVLETMKRFATMYGLHINASKSSIYASGSDVSSLVATAEALHVGVGTLPIRYLGMPLTTKSLTNHDYEPLIDKIRNRML; the protein is encoded by the exons ATGGGGAAAGAAAAATGTGCGATCAAGTTGGACATTTCCAAAGCTTTTGACACCGTTAAGTGGTCATTCATAATCTATGTGTTACAAGCAATGGGACTACCGGCTCAGTTCATTCACTGGATAC GCAAGGCTTCTCTCTCGCCTTACCTATACGTCATCCTCAACAACGTTTTATCAAAGCTCCTAAATGAAGCAGCGGAGGCAGGAGTATTTGCTTATCACCCACAGTGCAATCAAGTTAAGCTCACACATTTAAGCTTTGCTGACGATATTCTGGTCTTCACCAACGGTACAACTGAGTCGCTATTGGGAGTTCTAGAAACAATGAAAAGGTTCGCAACTATGTATGGCCTCCACATCAATGCTTCAAAGTCGTCTATCTACGCGTCAGGTAGTGATGTAAGCAGTCTTGTAGCCACGGCAGAGGCCTTGCACGTAGGGGTAGGAACACTCCCCATCCGCTACTTGGGCATGCCACTGACCACAAAGTCACTTACCAATCATGACTATGAGCCGCTTATCGACAAGATACGCAACAGAATGCTTTGA